A part of Sinorhizobium chiapasense genomic DNA contains:
- a CDS encoding response regulator transcription factor: MTISAVKILVVDDEPAIRKLLRVGLTTEGYAVMEAINAKDAIAQVSAEQPDVILLDLGLPDMPGHDLLGRWRNEEALDLPIVILSSRTDETGIVRALEVGADDYVTKPFGMKELVARIRVALRHRLQQQGERPVFKTGELSVDLVKRIVKIGDKEIKLSPKEYDILRVLVQHAGKVITHQYLLNQVWGGSTDVQYLRVYVRQLRQKIERSPDQPQYITTETGVGYRLREVD; the protein is encoded by the coding sequence ATGACGATCTCTGCCGTGAAAATACTGGTCGTGGACGACGAGCCGGCGATCCGGAAGCTGCTTCGCGTGGGCCTGACGACCGAAGGCTATGCGGTAATGGAAGCGATCAACGCCAAGGACGCGATCGCCCAGGTGAGCGCGGAACAGCCGGACGTGATCCTGCTCGACCTCGGCCTGCCCGACATGCCCGGCCACGACCTCCTTGGCAGATGGCGAAACGAGGAAGCGCTGGATTTGCCGATCGTCATTCTCTCCAGCCGCACCGACGAGACCGGCATCGTCAGGGCGCTGGAGGTCGGTGCTGACGACTACGTGACAAAACCATTCGGCATGAAGGAACTCGTGGCGCGCATCCGGGTCGCGCTTCGGCACAGGTTGCAGCAGCAGGGAGAGCGGCCGGTCTTCAAGACCGGCGAACTTTCGGTCGATCTCGTCAAACGCATCGTGAAGATCGGAGACAAGGAGATCAAGCTGTCGCCCAAGGAGTACGATATTCTGCGCGTGCTCGTGCAGCATGCGGGCAAGGTCATCACGCACCAATATCTGTTGAACCAGGTCTGGGGCGGGTCGACCGACGTCCAGTATCTCCGCGTCTATGTTCGCCAGCTTCGCCAAAAGATCGAGCGAAGTCCCGATCAACCTCAATACATCACGACCGAGACCGGCGTCGGCTATCGCCTGCGCGAGGTCGATTAG
- a CDS encoding PTS sugar transporter subunit IIA translates to MKISEIISPESVRLDLTSSSKTSLLQAISEIAATELGIGASEILLALTNREKLGSTGIGQGIAIPHAPVPGVERPFFLIIRLKKPIDFEAVDDAPVDIVCLLLTPVQGSQLNMLAHLARKLRSPEIVGAIRSSSSPEEVYSLLVDDGAM, encoded by the coding sequence ATGAAAATCTCGGAAATTATCAGTCCGGAGAGCGTCAGACTTGATCTGACCTCATCATCGAAGACGAGCCTTCTGCAGGCGATCTCGGAAATCGCCGCAACGGAGCTTGGCATTGGAGCGTCGGAGATACTCCTTGCCTTGACCAACCGGGAGAAGCTCGGCTCGACCGGCATCGGTCAAGGCATCGCCATTCCGCACGCGCCCGTGCCGGGTGTGGAACGCCCCTTCTTCCTGATCATACGGCTGAAGAAACCGATTGATTTCGAGGCGGTCGACGATGCTCCGGTCGATATCGTCTGCCTGTTGCTGACACCGGTCCAGGGAAGTCAGCTGAACATGCTGGCCCACCTGGCGAGAAAACTGCGGTCACCGGAAATCGTCGGGGCGATCCGATCCTCTTCGTCGCCCGAGGAGGTGTATTCGCTGCTGGTGGATGACGGGGCAATGTAA
- a CDS encoding cytochrome-c peroxidase: MKRSGILYAAAGIIALVVLAGFSYKGGIYVSQYWSEEQKSLIASLSLDALPALPVDPSNRVADDPKAAELGEALFNDRRLSANGKVACATCHLPDRQFQDDTPFGHGVGQTNRRTMPISGTAHAPFLFWDGRKDSQWAQALGPLESAVEHGSDRTALARQVVTHYRRDYEQLFGPLPELTSLPDHASPEGNPAAKSAWSKMTEGEREAVNRVFANIGKAIAAFERTVEPRETRFDRYARSLQAGTAPNNGLSETEIAGLALFIGKGNCINCHNGPLLTDNHFHNTGVPAVEGLPEDTGRTLGALQVKNDPFNCRGRYSDAEPSDCTELNFMVSEGEALVRAYKPPSLRNVALRPPYMHAGQFRSLDEVVRHYNEAPPAPAGHSELEPLKLSDSEVQALQAFLASLNEEN, encoded by the coding sequence ATGAAACGGTCCGGCATTCTCTACGCCGCCGCCGGCATCATTGCGCTCGTTGTGCTGGCCGGTTTTTCATACAAGGGTGGGATTTACGTCAGCCAGTACTGGTCCGAGGAGCAGAAAAGCCTGATTGCCTCACTGTCGCTCGATGCCTTACCCGCCCTGCCCGTCGATCCGTCCAACCGGGTCGCGGATGACCCCAAAGCGGCGGAGCTCGGCGAAGCGCTGTTCAACGACAGGCGTCTGAGCGCAAACGGCAAGGTCGCGTGCGCGACCTGCCACTTGCCCGACCGCCAGTTCCAGGACGATACGCCCTTCGGTCACGGTGTCGGACAGACGAACCGGAGGACCATGCCGATCAGCGGCACGGCCCATGCGCCGTTCCTCTTCTGGGACGGCCGCAAGGACAGTCAGTGGGCACAGGCCCTCGGGCCACTCGAAAGCGCCGTCGAGCATGGCAGCGACCGGACCGCTCTCGCACGACAGGTCGTGACTCACTACCGCCGCGACTATGAGCAGCTTTTTGGCCCGTTGCCCGAGCTCACAAGCCTGCCGGATCACGCATCGCCGGAAGGTAACCCGGCGGCCAAGTCCGCCTGGTCGAAGATGACGGAGGGAGAGCGCGAGGCGGTCAACCGCGTATTTGCCAATATCGGCAAGGCCATCGCCGCCTTCGAACGGACCGTAGAGCCGCGGGAAACACGCTTTGACCGCTATGCCCGCAGCCTTCAGGCGGGAACGGCGCCCAATAATGGGCTGAGCGAAACCGAAATCGCGGGATTGGCCCTCTTCATCGGAAAGGGAAACTGCATCAATTGCCACAACGGGCCGCTGCTGACGGACAATCACTTTCACAACACGGGCGTTCCGGCCGTCGAAGGATTACCCGAGGACACCGGCCGGACACTCGGAGCCTTGCAGGTGAAGAATGATCCGTTCAATTGCCGGGGTCGCTACAGCGACGCGGAGCCTTCCGACTGCACTGAACTGAATTTTATGGTCAGCGAGGGCGAGGCGCTGGTGCGCGCCTACAAACCGCCGTCACTCCGCAACGTGGCACTGAGGCCACCTTACATGCATGCCGGACAATTCAGGTCGCTTGACGAAGTCGTTCGTCACTACAACGAGGCGCCTCCGGCGCCGGCCGGACATTCGGAGCTTGAGCCACTGAAGCTGAGCGACAGTGAGGTCCAGGCGCTGCAGGCCTTCCTTGCCAGCCTCAACGAAGAAAACTGA
- a CDS encoding FixH family protein: protein MTRRQILKSRLLWAAPLTLIAMVGIGTAAKMTASLPEDLDFSLTRYSDAGLYETRLDTDTKPVSIGVMHVFTVTLKTRDGKPVEKAALTIDGGMPQHGHGLPTRPRVTADLGLGRYRVEGIKFNMPGWWTVTVHATSGAGSDETTFNLKL, encoded by the coding sequence ATGACAAGGCGTCAGATTCTGAAATCAAGACTTTTATGGGCCGCACCGCTCACGCTGATCGCAATGGTCGGCATCGGTACCGCAGCGAAAATGACGGCGTCGCTTCCTGAAGACCTCGACTTTTCACTCACCCGTTACTCGGATGCGGGCCTCTATGAAACCCGCCTCGACACAGACACGAAGCCCGTCTCGATCGGGGTCATGCACGTCTTCACCGTGACCCTGAAGACGCGCGACGGCAAGCCGGTAGAAAAGGCCGCATTGACCATCGATGGCGGCATGCCGCAGCACGGCCACGGTCTGCCGACCAGGCCGCGCGTGACCGCCGATCTGGGTCTGGGTCGCTATCGCGTCGAAGGCATCAAATTCAACATGCCAGGCTGGTGGACCGTGACCGTGCACGCGACGAGCGGTGCAGGCAGCGACGAAACCACTTTCAATCTGAAACTCTGA
- a CDS encoding helix-turn-helix transcriptional regulator, with amino-acid sequence MAPAQLHRHHAIQLCIGFDGPIQFRGRPDAPWNSYLGALIAPDLAHEFRAPGRQVANMLFEPETPIGEALLERFSNGSIARIPGSLAADVSADLKAAWAAGASDQELASHAQALLSRLAGTASPRNKADPRILKCINWISHHLDGPLRLSEVAAVAGLSEGRFRHLFVAETGIAFRPYILWTRLNRALELGFGGTSWTEAAHAANFSDQAHLIRTCRRMLGLVPTSMRINVTAAEEKIPV; translated from the coding sequence ATGGCCCCTGCGCAACTGCACAGGCATCATGCGATCCAGCTTTGCATCGGTTTTGATGGCCCAATCCAATTTCGCGGGCGGCCAGATGCTCCCTGGAACTCCTATCTCGGTGCGCTGATCGCCCCGGATCTAGCCCATGAATTTCGGGCCCCCGGCCGTCAGGTTGCCAACATGCTGTTCGAGCCGGAAACGCCGATCGGTGAGGCCCTGCTCGAGCGATTCAGCAACGGCTCCATCGCGCGCATTCCCGGTAGCCTCGCGGCAGACGTTTCAGCTGACTTGAAAGCGGCGTGGGCGGCGGGCGCCAGTGACCAGGAACTCGCCTCTCATGCGCAGGCGTTGCTCAGCAGATTGGCCGGCACAGCTTCGCCTCGCAACAAGGCGGATCCCCGTATTCTGAAGTGCATCAACTGGATTTCGCACCATCTTGACGGGCCTTTGCGTCTTTCCGAAGTTGCTGCCGTCGCGGGGCTCAGCGAAGGACGCTTCAGGCATCTGTTCGTTGCCGAAACAGGCATCGCCTTCCGCCCCTATATCCTTTGGACGAGGCTCAACAGGGCTTTGGAGCTTGGCTTCGGCGGGACAAGCTGGACCGAGGCGGCCCACGCAGCGAATTTTTCCGATCAGGCGCATCTTATCCGCACCTGCCGCCGGATGCTCGGCCTTGTCCCGACATCAATGCGGATCAATGTCACCGCTGCCGAGGAGAAAATACCGGTCTGA